The following proteins are encoded in a genomic region of Sorangiineae bacterium MSr12523:
- a CDS encoding phage tail protein, whose translation MSESDFADRAVEEAPGWLQKPYGRRFLFALGVIKDAVLEGAKIAVKVRFPLLAPSDALDVIGRERGIDKGFYFSDSQYRKQLVNAFGYWRRQGTAAGLIQALGDAGYRNVQVYENYTGDGIDPSEWSWFYVQFLPPYPWTVEGVAVWDDNAIWDDDRAWVDPVPPSEAERVRSIIRKLKPSHAKPAGAAFLLSGQLWNAPERIWDAGLTWSGVVAQIDV comes from the coding sequence ATGAGTGAAAGCGACTTCGCCGACCGAGCCGTCGAAGAGGCACCCGGCTGGTTGCAAAAGCCCTACGGGCGTCGATTCCTTTTCGCACTCGGTGTCATCAAGGACGCCGTACTGGAAGGAGCGAAGATCGCCGTCAAGGTGCGATTTCCGCTTCTGGCGCCGTCGGATGCGCTCGACGTGATCGGAAGAGAGCGGGGCATCGACAAGGGATTCTACTTTTCCGACTCGCAGTACCGAAAGCAACTCGTCAACGCATTTGGGTATTGGCGGAGGCAGGGGACCGCGGCGGGGCTGATTCAGGCGCTCGGCGATGCGGGATACCGTAACGTCCAAGTCTACGAAAATTACACGGGCGATGGGATAGACCCGTCGGAGTGGAGCTGGTTCTACGTGCAGTTCCTCCCGCCATACCCCTGGACCGTGGAAGGCGTGGCCGTTTGGGACGACAACGCGATCTGGGATGACGATCGCGCCTGGGTCGACCCAGTGCCGCCCTCGGAGGCCGAGCGCGTGCGATCCATCATCAGAAAGTTGAAACCCTCTCACGCGAAACCGGCGGGAGCTGCCTTTTTGCTTTCGGGTCAGCTGTGGAACGCGCCCGAACGCATTTGGGACGCCGGCCTCACGTGGTCCGGCGTCGTCGCGCAGATCGACGTATAA